From Paenibacillus polymyxa, the proteins below share one genomic window:
- a CDS encoding ABC transporter ATP-binding protein, producing the protein MDDTAKTQVLEVSGLQVKLKTDAGAVSLLEPIHFELKKGRVLGLVGESGSGKTVTCNALLQLLDRQTMDVEGSVRLNGRELNGMPAEEMRRIRGKEIAFIMQNPMRAFTPVYTIGDQFMETIRTHTGLSKRQARDLAITALENMNLPDPAKLMKRYSFQLSGGMLQRVMIAISMCLRPAVVIADEPTTALDVVNQLQVLRELDRLRTEYNTSILLISHDLGVISQLADEVAVMQQGRIVEQAEVHQLFDHPQDEYTKMLLQARPKLSLQGINQ; encoded by the coding sequence ATGGATGACACAGCCAAGACGCAGGTGCTGGAGGTCAGTGGCTTACAGGTAAAGCTCAAAACTGATGCAGGGGCGGTATCTCTGCTGGAACCTATCCATTTTGAACTGAAAAAGGGGCGGGTTCTGGGTCTTGTCGGCGAGAGTGGTAGCGGTAAAACAGTAACCTGTAACGCACTGCTCCAGCTACTGGATCGCCAGACGATGGATGTGGAAGGCAGTGTTCGTCTGAACGGACGTGAGTTGAATGGAATGCCAGCCGAGGAGATGCGCCGCATTCGGGGCAAGGAAATTGCTTTTATTATGCAAAATCCGATGAGGGCTTTTACGCCAGTATATACGATTGGGGATCAGTTTATGGAAACGATCCGCACGCATACCGGATTAAGTAAACGACAGGCCCGTGATCTTGCCATAACAGCTCTGGAAAATATGAATTTGCCCGATCCAGCCAAGCTGATGAAGCGTTATTCGTTTCAGTTGAGTGGCGGGATGCTGCAACGAGTCATGATCGCTATTTCCATGTGCCTGCGGCCAGCAGTAGTTATTGCCGATGAACCAACGACGGCGCTTGATGTGGTCAATCAGCTACAGGTGCTAAGAGAGCTGGACCGCTTGCGTACGGAATACAATACGTCCATTTTGCTGATCTCGCATGATCTGGGCGTCATTTCCCAATTGGCGGATGAAGTGGCTGTCATGCAGCAGGGGCGTATTGTTGAGCAGGCTGAGGTCCACCAGCTGTTCGATCATCCGCAGGATGAATATACAAAAATGCTGTTGCAGGCCAGACCTAAGTTGTCCCTTCAGGGCATAAATCAGTAG
- a CDS encoding transporter substrate-binding domain-containing protein, whose product MKKSAWVAAIGLSLVLITGALSGCSSKEAASGDKVLYVGTQNDYPPFAFTNDKNELTGYDVEVVKEIDKKLDGYKIEFVPSGWDAIFLALDANKVQIIADEVAKNPEREKKYLFSDESYFSAQSVIIVKKGRTDIHSLKDLEGKKVAASVGDSYTQLLEQYNAKNGNKIILKYNDTGTSSDNLQDVQNGRVDAYVNDPVMAAATIKKEGLQVEAVGEPVQSDNINLVFKKDKQGEELKAKIDPIIKELKADGTLKKLSEQWTGGEFIPQ is encoded by the coding sequence ATGAAGAAATCTGCTTGGGTAGCAGCGATTGGGCTATCTCTTGTGTTAATAACGGGTGCCTTGAGTGGTTGTTCCTCGAAGGAAGCGGCATCAGGGGATAAGGTACTCTATGTGGGGACACAAAATGACTACCCGCCGTTTGCCTTTACGAATGATAAAAATGAGCTGACCGGATACGATGTGGAAGTAGTCAAGGAGATCGATAAGAAGCTGGACGGCTATAAGATTGAATTTGTACCTTCGGGCTGGGATGCGATATTCCTTGCGCTGGATGCGAATAAAGTGCAGATCATCGCAGATGAAGTTGCCAAAAACCCTGAGCGTGAGAAGAAGTATTTGTTCTCGGATGAGTCCTATTTCTCGGCTCAGTCGGTTATTATTGTGAAAAAGGGTAGAACGGATATCCATTCTCTCAAGGATTTGGAGGGCAAGAAGGTAGCCGCCTCGGTAGGCGATTCCTATACGCAGTTGCTGGAGCAGTATAATGCGAAGAACGGGAACAAAATTATTTTAAAATATAATGATACAGGCACTTCGTCCGACAACCTTCAAGATGTGCAAAATGGCCGAGTGGACGCTTATGTGAATGATCCAGTGATGGCGGCAGCAACGATCAAGAAGGAAGGCTTACAGGTGGAAGCTGTGGGCGAGCCTGTGCAAAGCGATAACATCAATCTAGTGTTCAAGAAGGATAAGCAGGGTGAAGAACTGAAAGCTAAAATCGACCCGATTATTAAAGAGCTTAAAGCGGACGGAACACTGAAAAAATTGTCTGAACAGTGGACAGGTGGAGAATTTATTCCTCAGTAA
- the nikE gene encoding nickel import ATP-binding protein NikE, whose amino-acid sequence MHVLQVKEVTHSYRKRKWLGRSESRLPVLTDVSLTIESGFCLGLLGTSGAGKSTLGKVILGLEKPQEGQVLFQGQDIYNGSPQVRRGLRRDMQVVFQDCYSAVNPRMTAGQIIGEPLDNYERLSVQEQKRTVENLLERVGLKPEDRNKYPHQFSGGQLQRINIARAIALRPKLIVLDESVSSLDMVHQMRILSLLEELKTSFGLSYLFITHDIRAAYAVCDGIAVMEQGKLVEHCAEKDQIFESAHPAVQRLISSILPEHPADRLPLHR is encoded by the coding sequence ATGCATGTGCTGCAAGTGAAGGAAGTAACTCATAGCTATAGAAAGCGCAAATGGCTGGGCCGCTCCGAATCACGTCTTCCTGTGCTCACTGATGTGTCGCTTACCATAGAGAGCGGATTTTGCCTAGGACTGCTTGGAACCAGTGGAGCGGGTAAAAGCACGCTCGGCAAGGTTATTCTAGGGCTGGAGAAGCCGCAGGAGGGTCAGGTGCTGTTTCAGGGGCAGGACATCTATAATGGAAGTCCTCAAGTACGCAGGGGATTGCGACGGGATATGCAGGTTGTATTCCAGGACTGCTATTCTGCTGTAAACCCTCGCATGACCGCCGGACAGATTATCGGAGAGCCTTTGGACAATTACGAGCGGTTATCAGTGCAGGAACAAAAAAGAACGGTAGAAAATCTGCTGGAGCGGGTGGGTCTTAAGCCGGAGGATCGGAATAAATATCCGCATCAATTCAGCGGCGGACAATTACAGCGGATTAACATTGCACGGGCGATTGCGCTCAGACCCAAGCTGATCGTGCTGGATGAGTCCGTCAGCAGTCTGGATATGGTTCATCAGATGCGTATTTTATCCCTGTTGGAAGAGCTGAAAACTTCATTTGGATTGTCATATCTGTTTATCACACATGATATTCGAGCGGCTTACGCCGTCTGTGATGGCATTGCTGTGATGGAACAAGGGAAATTAGTCGAGCACTGTGCTGAGAAAGATCAGATTTTTGAATCTGCTCACCCGGCTGTGCAACGTTTAATTTCGTCCATTTTGCCGGAGCATCCAGCAGACCGTCTTCCACTTCATAGATAA